Proteins encoded within one genomic window of Halodesulfurarchaeum formicicum:
- a CDS encoding universal stress protein: MNETPTDRNRDLLGRVLVPVANVDDAEKTARILAKYDPGEVVVLHVVEKGEGVPDKTPVEQSEAIAAESFAVLREHFPDAESETAYARDVVGAIIETAADVEATSIVYRPRSGGRLMHFLSGDLSLKLLTRADRPVISLPET; the protein is encoded by the coding sequence ATGAACGAGACGCCCACCGACCGGAATCGGGACCTTCTCGGGCGCGTGCTGGTCCCGGTCGCAAACGTGGACGACGCCGAGAAAACGGCTCGAATTCTCGCAAAGTACGATCCGGGCGAGGTCGTCGTGCTCCACGTCGTCGAAAAAGGCGAGGGCGTGCCGGACAAGACGCCGGTCGAGCAATCAGAAGCGATCGCGGCGGAGAGTTTCGCCGTCCTGCGCGAGCACTTCCCGGATGCGGAGTCCGAGACGGCCTACGCCCGGGACGTGGTGGGCGCGATAATCGAAACGGCCGCCGACGTCGAGGCGACTTCGATCGTCTACCGTCCGCGATCGGGCGGTCGGCTGATGCACTTTCTCTCCGGTGATCTCTCACTCAAGTTACTCACCCGTGCTGACCGGCCGGTAATCTCTCTCCCCGAAACATGA
- a CDS encoding transcription factor S, producing MEFCDECGSMMRADGEFWVCTSCENRQPKNPDANYVLSEEQEVSEVIETGTGGDTGLPTTETQCPECGNDTAYWYMQQIRSADESETRFFVCTECDHRWREDDH from the coding sequence ATGGAGTTCTGTGACGAATGCGGCTCGATGATGCGAGCCGACGGCGAGTTCTGGGTGTGTACCAGCTGTGAGAACCGACAGCCCAAGAACCCCGACGCGAACTACGTCCTCTCGGAGGAACAGGAGGTCAGCGAGGTCATCGAAACCGGAACCGGCGGTGACACCGGGCTTCCGACGACCGAGACCCAGTGCCCGGAGTGTGGGAACGATACGGCCTACTGGTACATGCAACAGATTCGCTCGGCCGACGAGTCAGAGACCCGCTTTTTCGTCTGCACGGAGTGCGATCACCGCTGGCGAGAAGACGATCACTGA
- the dapB gene encoding 4-hydroxy-tetrahydrodipicolinate reductase has protein sequence MSEGRRIGVTGATGRMGQAVRDAAEERGLTVAFAVNRDADPQLENVEPARRFETLLTETEPDAIIDFTGPESAVEYVTLAAEAGVPIVTGTTGFDDEQRAALEAAGEESPVLLGANFARGVQALIDAVTAAVGSLSEYDIELTETHHNGKRDAPSGTASLILDRIDEARGEPAARVHGREGEAPREAGEIGVHARRAGDITGEHEVLLAGNRETLSLTHRAGSRSVFAEGALDAASWLVDQEPGFYRFAAIAAKLSETDQ, from the coding sequence ATGAGCGAGGGCCGCCGAATCGGGGTCACCGGCGCGACCGGCCGGATGGGCCAGGCAGTCCGGGACGCAGCCGAAGAACGCGGGCTCACCGTCGCCTTCGCCGTGAACCGGGACGCCGACCCACAGCTGGAGAACGTGGAGCCGGCGCGTCGATTCGAGACCCTACTCACCGAGACCGAACCCGACGCAATCATCGACTTCACGGGCCCGGAGAGTGCTGTCGAGTACGTCACCCTGGCGGCCGAGGCCGGCGTTCCCATCGTGACTGGCACGACTGGCTTCGACGACGAGCAGCGGGCCGCCCTCGAGGCCGCCGGCGAGGAGAGTCCGGTCCTGCTGGGGGCGAACTTCGCCCGCGGGGTGCAGGCCCTGATCGACGCCGTGACGGCAGCCGTGGGGTCACTCTCGGAGTACGACATCGAACTGACCGAAACCCACCACAACGGCAAACGCGACGCCCCGTCCGGGACTGCCTCGCTGATTCTCGACCGGATCGACGAGGCCCGTGGCGAGCCCGCAGCGCGGGTGCACGGTCGTGAGGGCGAGGCCCCGCGGGAAGCCGGCGAGATCGGCGTTCACGCTCGCCGAGCCGGCGACATCACGGGCGAACACGAGGTCCTGCTCGCAGGCAACCGAGAGACCCTCTCGCTTACTCACCGGGCCGGCTCACGCTCGGTCTTCGCAGAGGGAGCTCTCGACGCCGCGAGCTGGCTCGTCGACCAGGAACCGGGATTCTACCGATTTGCAGCGATCGCAGCGAAACTGAGCGAGACCGACCAATGA
- a CDS encoding LabA-like NYN domain-containing protein, with protein sequence MTSIHPGQRVAVLADAQNLYHSAQSLHSRNIDYSKLLSKAVQNRELTRAIAYVIRADSPEEESFFEALADIGFETKIKDIKTFQDGSKKADWDVGMSLDAVTLADHVDTVVLCTGDGDFSRLVSHLRHEGVRVEVMAFESSTAEELRDVADTFIDLGDRIETFLL encoded by the coding sequence ATGACCTCGATCCATCCCGGACAGCGCGTTGCGGTCCTTGCCGACGCGCAAAACCTCTATCACTCCGCACAGAGTCTTCACTCCCGGAACATCGACTACTCGAAGCTTCTCTCGAAGGCCGTGCAGAACCGCGAGCTCACTCGGGCCATTGCCTACGTCATTCGGGCCGACTCCCCGGAGGAGGAGAGCTTCTTCGAGGCGCTTGCCGACATCGGCTTCGAGACCAAGATCAAGGACATCAAGACCTTCCAGGACGGCTCGAAGAAGGCTGACTGGGACGTGGGTATGAGTCTGGACGCGGTGACGCTGGCCGATCACGTGGACACGGTCGTGCTCTGTACGGGCGATGGCGATTTCTCGCGACTGGTCTCCCATCTCCGTCACGAGGGCGTCCGCGTGGAGGTCATGGCCTTCGAGAGTTCGACCGCCGAGGAACTCAGGGACGTCGCCGACACGTTCATCGATCTGGGAGATCGGATCGAGACGTTCCTGCTTTGA
- a CDS encoding MFS transporter — protein sequence MAVFGTDRRVLVLAFARMADEMGNSFLIIVLPLYIASGQIQLDALLGTQVPIISITVTESLLIGLALSMFGFLNSFSQPFTGRLTDRAGRRKVFILFGLAVLGIGSGGYIFVSQYRWVLFFRLLQGIGAAFTIPATVALVNEFATSARTRGGNFGVYNTFRLIGFGFGPIVAGVVVEFWGFDAAFLVAVAGAFLSFLLVSLFVEDPPETRASAGSDLSIAVRGPPGYLLDPVFTLGLGTVAMGIAIALFAPLEGQINARLGQSTVLFGIQFGAVTIANILLQIPIGRASDGYGRRPFLVAGFLILVPSTLAQGYVLSPLLMTLARLAQGVAVAMVFAPSLALAGDLAREGASGTTLSVLTMAFGFGVAVGPLSAGFLERFGFHVPFLAGSVLAVLALLLVYTQVEETLTDTKSIFGS from the coding sequence ATGGCCGTTTTCGGTACCGACCGTCGGGTCCTCGTGCTGGCATTCGCACGGATGGCCGACGAGATGGGCAACTCCTTTCTCATCATCGTCCTGCCGCTCTACATCGCCTCCGGCCAAATTCAGCTCGACGCCCTGCTGGGCACCCAGGTCCCGATCATCTCGATCACGGTCACCGAATCGCTGCTGATCGGCCTCGCGCTCTCGATGTTTGGCTTTCTCAACAGCTTTAGCCAGCCCTTCACGGGACGGTTGACTGACCGGGCGGGCCGGCGGAAGGTCTTCATCCTCTTCGGGCTCGCGGTCCTAGGGATCGGGAGCGGTGGGTACATCTTCGTCTCACAGTACCGCTGGGTCCTCTTCTTCCGGCTGCTCCAGGGAATCGGGGCGGCCTTTACCATCCCGGCGACGGTTGCACTCGTAAACGAGTTCGCGACGAGCGCTCGGACCCGCGGCGGCAACTTTGGGGTCTACAACACTTTCAGACTCATCGGGTTCGGCTTTGGCCCGATCGTCGCCGGGGTCGTCGTCGAATTCTGGGGCTTCGATGCGGCCTTTCTCGTCGCGGTCGCGGGGGCGTTTCTCAGTTTCCTCCTCGTGTCTCTCTTCGTCGAGGATCCCCCGGAGACCCGGGCGAGTGCCGGAAGCGACCTCTCCATTGCGGTCAGGGGGCCACCGGGCTATCTCCTGGATCCGGTTTTCACCCTTGGCCTGGGCACCGTGGCGATGGGGATCGCGATCGCACTCTTTGCGCCCCTCGAAGGCCAGATCAACGCTCGCCTGGGACAGTCGACGGTTCTTTTCGGGATCCAGTTCGGGGCGGTGACGATCGCGAACATCCTGCTGCAGATCCCGATCGGGCGGGCGAGTGACGGGTATGGGCGTCGTCCGTTCCTCGTCGCCGGATTCCTGATTCTCGTTCCCTCGACGCTCGCGCAGGGGTATGTCCTCTCGCCGCTTCTGATGACACTCGCTAGGCTCGCACAGGGGGTCGCCGTCGCGATGGTCTTCGCGCCCTCGCTGGCGCTGGCCGGTGACCTCGCCCGCGAGGGGGCCTCGGGAACCACGCTGTCGGTGCTTACCATGGCCTTCGGGTTTGGGGTGGCGGTGGGGCCGCTTTCGGCCGGCTTTCTGGAGCGCTTTGGCTTTCACGTGCCCTTTCTCGCGG
- a CDS encoding methyltransferase domain-containing protein, producing MILLVRGDREFLVEPGAELHTDLGVVHVPEDVEPGQQVESHLGEAFGVRALRGPDLFNHLERTGAPMMPKDIGLLVGHTGVAAGDRVLDAGTGTGVLAAYLGRMGAAVTTFERDPDFADVARENMKLAGVAETVEVRTGDLTEALGDLGGFDVLTLDTEDAPTVVARAPDLLVSGGFVAVYSPFIEAAREVEHTAREAGLGDVETTETIQRRMDFDDRGSRPATKGVGHTGYLTFARME from the coding sequence GTGATTCTCCTCGTCCGCGGCGACCGGGAGTTTCTGGTCGAACCGGGTGCGGAACTTCACACCGATCTGGGGGTCGTGCACGTCCCCGAGGACGTCGAACCCGGCCAGCAGGTCGAGAGTCATCTCGGCGAGGCCTTTGGGGTCCGGGCCCTGCGAGGACCGGACCTGTTCAACCACCTGGAGCGAACCGGCGCGCCGATGATGCCAAAGGACATCGGCCTTCTGGTCGGGCACACGGGCGTCGCGGCCGGCGACCGGGTGCTCGACGCCGGTACCGGAACGGGCGTGCTCGCGGCCTACCTCGGTCGAATGGGGGCCGCGGTTACGACCTTCGAGCGCGACCCTGACTTTGCCGACGTGGCCCGCGAGAACATGAAACTGGCTGGCGTGGCCGAAACCGTCGAGGTCCGAACCGGTGACCTGACCGAGGCACTTGGGGACCTGGGTGGCTTCGACGTGCTCACCCTCGACACGGAAGACGCCCCAACCGTCGTGGCTCGGGCACCCGATCTGCTCGTCTCCGGCGGCTTCGTGGCCGTCTACTCGCCGTTCATCGAGGCCGCTCGCGAGGTCGAACACACGGCTCGCGAAGCGGGTCTGGGAGACGTCGAGACGACCGAGACCATCCAGCGGCGGATGGACTTCGACGACCGTGGGTCCCGTCCCGCCACGAAGGGGGTCGGTCACACGGGCTATCTTACCTTCGCACGGATGGAATAA
- the dapA gene encoding 4-hydroxy-tetrahydrodipicolinate synthase gives MTHDLTTGVYPAMTTPFLEDGSIDHDRLAANASRLEAAGVDGVVPVGSTGESATLTHQEHVDVVETVVEAVDVPVIAGAGSNATHEALVLARGAEDAGADGLLLISPYYNKPEPAGMEAHYRAIADEVDLPQIIYNVPSRTGRNIAVETAVNLASHENIVGYKAASGDLGRVSEVARRTATEEFSVLSGDDGLTLPIISVGGTGVISVAANVEPERTVELVHGALDGDYEQAREVHRELAPLVDALFAETNPIPVKAAMEIRGHGTGRLRSPLSTISPENRRELESVLADLAEGAE, from the coding sequence ATGACACACGATCTCACGACCGGCGTCTACCCGGCAATGACGACGCCGTTCCTCGAAGACGGAAGTATCGACCACGATCGACTCGCGGCGAACGCCAGTCGGCTCGAAGCAGCCGGCGTCGACGGCGTCGTCCCTGTGGGCTCGACTGGCGAAAGCGCCACGTTGACCCACCAGGAACACGTCGACGTCGTCGAGACAGTCGTCGAAGCTGTCGATGTGCCCGTGATCGCCGGGGCCGGAAGTAACGCGACCCACGAGGCCCTCGTCCTCGCCCGCGGAGCGGAGGATGCCGGGGCGGACGGGCTCCTGCTCATCTCGCCGTACTACAACAAGCCCGAACCCGCCGGAATGGAGGCCCACTACCGCGCGATCGCGGACGAGGTCGACCTGCCACAGATCATCTACAACGTCCCCTCGCGAACGGGCCGAAACATCGCCGTCGAGACGGCAGTGAACCTGGCGAGCCACGAGAACATCGTGGGTTACAAGGCCGCGAGTGGCGATCTCGGCCGAGTCAGCGAGGTCGCCCGGCGCACGGCCACCGAGGAGTTCTCGGTCCTCTCCGGTGACGACGGCCTGACCCTCCCGATCATTTCGGTCGGCGGCACAGGGGTCATCTCCGTCGCCGCGAACGTCGAACCCGAGCGCACCGTCGAACTGGTTCACGGTGCGCTCGATGGTGACTACGAGCAGGCCCGTGAGGTGCACCGGGAACTCGCCCCACTGGTCGACGCTCTCTTCGCCGAGACGAACCCGATCCCGGTCAAGGCCGCAATGGAGATCCGCGGACACGGCACGGGCCGGCTTCGCTCCCCGCTCTCGACGATCAGCCCGGAGAACCGCCGTGAACTCGAATCGGTCCTCGCGGACCTCGCGGAGGGGGCCGAATGA
- a CDS encoding nascent polypeptide-associated complex protein — protein MFGGGGMNPRKMEQLMDQMGIDLDELDAVEATITLEDGTKLHFDEPEVTRMDAQGQETYQVVGEPAEHEAESEESESPAESGTGIPEADVEIVAERAGVPTETARQALEAADGDLAAAIDDLE, from the coding sequence ATGTTCGGAGGCGGCGGCATGAACCCGCGCAAGATGGAACAGCTCATGGACCAGATGGGGATCGACCTCGACGAACTCGACGCCGTCGAGGCCACGATCACCCTCGAAGACGGGACCAAACTCCACTTCGACGAGCCCGAGGTCACCCGCATGGACGCCCAGGGCCAGGAGACCTACCAGGTCGTCGGCGAACCAGCGGAACACGAGGCGGAGTCCGAGGAGAGCGAGTCCCCGGCCGAGTCCGGGACTGGGATTCCCGAGGCCGACGTCGAGATCGTTGCCGAGCGGGCCGGGGTTCCGACGGAGACAGCCCGACAGGCCCTCGAAGCGGCGGATGGCGACCTCGCGGCGGCCATCGACGACCTCGAGTGA
- a CDS encoding 2,3,4,5-tetrahydropyridine-2,6-dicarboxylate N-succinyltransferase — protein sequence MTLEADITDLKHRYDSGEVTELGADEREVLAEFLAALEAGEIRAAEPRNGGWEAVEWVKTGILLNFSLREIEPRTYGDVTYHDVLGLRETADLGERGTRNTPNGTTIRRGAYVGSDAILMSPSFVNIGAYVGDGTLVDSANTVGSCAQIGENVKLGGNTLIGGVLEPVEDTPVVIEDDVSLGAGTRVTSGFVVGEGSVVGENTLLSPRVPVYDLVEEEIRYGELPPNRRAFTRFVESSVGDHELFSDGAYKPAVVAMDIEAETRDATQREAELRSS from the coding sequence ATGACGCTGGAAGCCGACATCACCGACCTCAAGCATCGCTACGATTCGGGCGAGGTAACGGAACTGGGCGCGGACGAACGCGAGGTACTTGCGGAGTTCCTCGCCGCCCTCGAAGCGGGCGAAATTCGGGCCGCCGAACCCCGCAACGGCGGCTGGGAAGCCGTCGAGTGGGTCAAGACCGGAATTCTGCTCAACTTCTCGCTCCGGGAGATCGAGCCCCGGACCTACGGCGACGTGACCTACCACGACGTGCTGGGACTCCGAGAAACCGCTGATCTGGGCGAGCGCGGCACCCGGAACACGCCCAATGGCACCACAATTCGCCGCGGAGCCTACGTCGGCAGCGACGCGATCCTGATGAGCCCAAGTTTCGTCAACATCGGCGCGTACGTGGGCGACGGCACGCTGGTCGACTCGGCGAACACGGTCGGTTCGTGTGCCCAGATCGGCGAGAACGTCAAGCTTGGCGGAAACACGCTGATCGGCGGAGTCTTGGAACCTGTCGAGGACACGCCGGTCGTCATCGAAGACGACGTCTCCCTGGGTGCCGGCACCCGGGTAACCTCCGGATTCGTCGTCGGCGAGGGGAGTGTCGTCGGCGAGAACACGCTTTTGAGCCCCAGAGTACCGGTCTATGACCTGGTCGAGGAAGAGATCCGCTACGGCGAACTGCCGCCAAACCGGCGAGCATTCACCCGCTTTGTCGAATCCAGCGTGGGCGATCACGAACTGTTCAGCGACGGCGCGTACAAGCCCGCGGTGGTTGCCATGGACATCGAGGCCGAAACACGGGACGCAACCCAGCGCGAGGCGGAGCTTCGAAGTTCATGA
- a CDS encoding metallophosphoesterase family protein, producing the protein MLVLGDAHANTPDRRAALMRAYRAADPDVALQLGDLFYYDLPVETYFIAGNNEDFDVIDALRHGRVRSRNTRNARLLDSRAVELQGLRIGGLSGNFAPTQYEKPRSALRGDRRRHFVRGDVEALKRVGSVDVLLTHEAPHGTDVDEEYAVGCRPVDELISALSPDLCLTGHHHQHTETTFGDTRVITAAPAWDSYYELDPDTLAVTRHETPGPDEEAEV; encoded by the coding sequence ATGCTCGTCCTGGGTGACGCCCACGCGAACACGCCCGATCGCCGTGCAGCCCTCATGCGCGCCTATCGGGCCGCAGACCCGGACGTGGCCCTCCAGCTCGGGGACCTCTTTTACTATGACCTGCCGGTCGAGACCTACTTCATCGCGGGCAACAACGAGGATTTCGACGTGATTGACGCGCTCCGACATGGCCGGGTCCGCAGCCGGAATACCAGAAACGCCCGGCTGCTCGATAGCCGCGCCGTCGAACTCCAGGGCCTGCGAATCGGCGGGTTGTCGGGCAATTTCGCACCCACCCAGTACGAGAAGCCCCGATCCGCGCTTCGTGGCGACCGGCGACGACACTTTGTCCGGGGTGACGTCGAGGCCCTCAAACGGGTGGGTTCGGTCGATGTGTTGCTCACCCACGAAGCGCCACACGGGACCGACGTCGACGAGGAGTACGCCGTTGGATGTCGGCCGGTCGATGAACTCATCTCGGCGCTCTCACCCGATCTCTGTTTGACTGGACACCACCATCAGCACACGGAGACGACTTTCGGAGACACACGCGTGATTACCGCCGCGCCGGCCTGGGACTCCTACTACGAACTGGATCCGGACACGCTCGCTGTGACTCGCCACGAGACCCCCGGCCCGGACGAGGAAGCGGAGGTTTAA
- a CDS encoding PUA domain-containing protein, with protein sequence MHSAAQLRTVADYQFGAGAGQALFPPGVDRTIQRSASGRPRQVIQDGDRLVSLGTDGRFTLGLAGGQDLQAALDPPAYRVVVGDESEPYVRDGKNVFAKFVQSVDPAVRAGDEVLIEHERGELIAVGRAELDASAMLDFETGMAVLVREGAR encoded by the coding sequence ATGCACTCGGCGGCACAACTGCGCACCGTAGCCGACTACCAGTTCGGGGCTGGAGCCGGGCAGGCACTTTTTCCACCCGGCGTGGACCGGACGATCCAGCGCTCCGCATCCGGTCGCCCGCGCCAGGTCATCCAGGACGGCGACCGGCTGGTGAGTCTGGGGACGGACGGCCGCTTCACGCTCGGTCTGGCCGGTGGGCAGGATCTTCAGGCAGCCCTCGATCCCCCGGCCTACCGCGTCGTGGTGGGTGACGAGAGCGAGCCATACGTCAGAGACGGGAAGAACGTCTTCGCGAAGTTCGTCCAATCGGTCGATCCGGCGGTGCGGGCGGGCGACGAGGTGCTAATCGAACACGAACGCGGCGAACTCATCGCGGTGGGCCGGGCCGAACTCGACGCGTCGGCGATGCTCGACTTCGAGACGGGCATGGCCGTGCTCGTCCGCGAGGGCGCTCGCTGA
- a CDS encoding amino acid permease, producing MTEEELAKDLGLISAMTIGIGTMIGAGIFVLPGVAAHAAGPVVVLSFVVGGVIAMVNALSISELGTAMPKAGGGYYYINKSLGPLFGSIAGMGDWMGLAFASAFYSIGFGQYLAVFVSLPDLGFLNQIQVGALIAGVVFVGVNYIGAKETGGVQTVIVFLLLGILTLFSIAGFFSFDYATLTSEGGLAPLGLGQILPGTALVFVSFLGYAKIATVGEELRNPGRNLPIALIGSVAIVTVIYAIVVSIMLGVVPWPELSTDAPVAQAAEVAFPTAIGPITGVAGAAAGVMTVGALLATASSANASILASARINFAMGRDKIVTDWLNEVHPNFSTPYRSILVTGVLIVVFIALLGREIAVLAKAASVLHLIVYALMNVALIVFREAETPEYDPDFTVPLYPYTPILGTVLSLGLVAFMDNYEIALAGAFVAGAVVWYFLYARDNTTQEGVLSDFISSREEQFPDQVVDAANAVAPNGDEGPTIMVPVMNPRTETALITLASILARQQGGRVLATHIVTVPDQTSLQAAARNRDQIDARSSELLSAATEDATQFGVPIETRTILSHRGLEEVFDAARDHDADTVVMGYGGARFAGGRAERALDELTHDLPCDFLVLDAEEFDPAEVLLPTTGGRSSELSADVARALQAAVDSSVSLLHVVDAGEEAAGEKFLTEWATENGLEDAEQIVETGSPSSVIGRLGGEYDLVVLGATERGLLSRVIQGSPALRSLEALDVPVLLAERPSARSLWSRLFRRT from the coding sequence ATGACCGAGGAAGAACTCGCGAAAGACCTGGGCCTGATCTCGGCGATGACCATCGGGATCGGGACCATGATCGGGGCCGGGATCTTCGTGCTCCCCGGTGTTGCAGCCCACGCTGCCGGGCCAGTCGTGGTGCTCTCCTTCGTCGTCGGGGGCGTGATCGCGATGGTGAATGCGCTCTCGATCTCCGAACTCGGGACGGCCATGCCCAAGGCTGGCGGGGGGTACTATTACATCAACAAGTCCCTTGGGCCACTGTTCGGCTCGATCGCCGGCATGGGTGACTGGATGGGGCTTGCCTTTGCCTCAGCCTTCTACTCGATCGGGTTCGGTCAGTACCTCGCGGTCTTCGTCTCGCTCCCGGACTTGGGCTTTCTCAACCAGATCCAGGTCGGGGCACTGATCGCGGGCGTCGTGTTTGTCGGGGTCAACTACATCGGTGCGAAGGAGACTGGTGGTGTGCAGACGGTTATCGTCTTCCTGCTCCTGGGCATTCTCACGTTGTTTTCGATTGCCGGCTTCTTCTCCTTTGACTACGCCACGCTCACGAGCGAGGGTGGTCTCGCTCCCCTCGGCCTCGGCCAGATCCTTCCGGGAACGGCCCTCGTATTCGTCTCGTTTCTGGGGTATGCGAAGATCGCCACCGTGGGCGAGGAACTTCGCAATCCGGGACGCAACCTCCCGATCGCGCTCATCGGAAGTGTGGCCATCGTGACGGTCATCTATGCGATCGTCGTCTCGATCATGCTCGGCGTGGTTCCGTGGCCCGAACTCAGCACGGACGCTCCGGTCGCTCAGGCGGCGGAAGTGGCCTTCCCAACCGCTATCGGGCCGATAACCGGGGTTGCGGGGGCAGCGGCTGGGGTGATGACCGTCGGAGCGCTTCTGGCGACAGCCTCCTCGGCCAACGCCTCGATTCTGGCCTCCGCGCGGATCAACTTCGCGATGGGCCGTGACAAGATCGTCACGGACTGGCTCAACGAGGTCCACCCGAACTTCTCGACGCCCTACCGGTCAATTTTGGTCACGGGCGTGCTGATCGTCGTATTCATCGCGCTTCTGGGTCGGGAAATCGCGGTGCTCGCGAAGGCCGCGAGTGTGCTCCATCTCATCGTCTATGCCCTGATGAACGTGGCCCTGATCGTCTTTCGGGAGGCAGAAACCCCGGAGTACGACCCGGACTTCACGGTGCCGTTGTATCCCTACACCCCAATTCTCGGGACCGTTCTCTCCCTGGGGCTCGTCGCGTTCATGGACAATTACGAAATCGCGTTAGCCGGGGCCTTCGTGGCCGGCGCGGTGGTCTGGTACTTCCTCTACGCGCGGGACAACACGACCCAGGAGGGCGTGCTCTCGGATTTCATCTCGTCACGGGAGGAACAGTTCCCCGACCAGGTGGTTGATGCCGCAAACGCCGTCGCACCGAACGGGGACGAAGGGCCGACGATCATGGTGCCGGTCATGAACCCCCGGACGGAGACCGCGCTCATCACCCTGGCGAGCATTCTCGCCCGCCAGCAGGGGGGTCGCGTGCTCGCGACACACATCGTCACCGTCCCCGACCAGACGTCGTTGCAGGCCGCAGCGCGCAATCGAGACCAGATCGACGCGCGGTCCTCGGAGCTTCTTTCGGCGGCGACCGAGGACGCGACGCAGTTTGGGGTGCCGATCGAGACCCGGACGATCCTCTCTCACCGGGGCCTCGAAGAGGTCTTTGATGCTGCGAGAGACCACGACGCCGACACGGTTGTCATGGGGTATGGCGGGGCTCGCTTTGCTGGCGGTCGCGCCGAGCGGGCACTTGACGAGTTGACCCACGACCTGCCCTGTGACTTCCTGGTCCTCGACGCCGAGGAGTTCGATCCTGCGGAGGTCTTGCTCCCCACGACGGGTGGGCGCTCCTCGGAACTCTCTGCCGACGTCGCCAGGGCACTCCAGGCGGCAGTCGATTCCTCGGTCTCGTTGCTTCACGTGGTCGACGCGGGCGAGGAGGCCGCTGGCGAGAAGTTCCTCACGGAGTGGGCCACGGAGAATGGCCTCGAAGACGCCGAACAGATCGTGGAGACGGGATCCCCGTCGTCGGTCATCGGTCGACTCGGCGGCGAGTACGACCTGGTCGTTCTGGGCGCGACCGAGCGGGGCCTGCTCTCCCGGGTGATACAGGGCTCGCCGGCGCTTCGGAGTCTCGAAGCGCTCGACGTGCCAGTACTACTGGCCGAACGGCCGTCCGCCCGCTCGCTCTGGAGTCGACTGTTCCGGCGGACGTGA